One Nicotiana sylvestris chromosome 12, ASM39365v2, whole genome shotgun sequence genomic window carries:
- the LOC104211159 gene encoding uncharacterized protein — MQGNINGLKTLILKDNPSAHCIHCFAHQLQLTLVAVAKKHHDVNNFFDILANVLNFVGGSYKRRGMLRDDQAKKLNELLVLGEVHTGSGLNQELGLQRPDNTRWESHFKTLQDVSSFCDKNGIVIPKMDEKYALGKSKRKSLTVTYSHHFLSPDDSFVNYDKNKIMKLATYYPNEFIASKLEDLSYELDNYIDYVREMDKAFSNLKGLGDLSKTLVKTNIHKTWEFVYLLVKLSLILPVATATVERAFSSMKFIKNDLRNRIGDDFLNDCLVCFIEDEIFESVSNDAIIDRFQNMTTRRVQLKW; from the exons ATGCAAGGAAACATCAATGGTCTTAAAACTTTGATTTTGAAAGATAATCCTTCGGCTCATTGCATACATTGTTTTGCTCATCAGTTGCAATTGACTCTTGTAGCTGTTGCAAAGAAACACCATGATGTAAATAATTTTTTTGACATTCTTGCTAATGTTTTGAATTTTGTTGGAGGTTCTTATAAGCGTAGGGGGATGCTTAGAGATGATCAAGCTAAAAAATTAAATGAGTTATTAGTGCTTGGTGAAGTTCATACAGGAAGTGGATTAAATCAAGAACTTGGGCTTCAAAGACCAGATAATACCCGTTGGGAATCTCACTTTAAGACATTGC AAGATGTCTCTTCGTTTTGTGATAAGAATGGTATTGTAATCCCAAAAATGGATGAGAAGTATGCACTTGGAAAGTCGAAGCGTAAAAGCTTAACTGTTACATATTCTCATCATTT TTTGAGTCCTGATGATTCTTTTGTGAATTATGATAAAAACAAGATTATGAAACTTGCTACATATTATCCAAATGAGTTCATTGCTTCTAAGCTTGAAGATCTTAGTTATGAGCTTGACAACTATATTGACTATGTGCGAGAAATGGACAAGGCATTCTCTAACTTGAAAGGGCTTGGTGATCTGTCGAAGACATTGGTTAAAACAAATATTCACAAGACATGGGAATTTGTTTATTTGCTTGTCAAGCTGAGTTTGATATTACCTGTGGCTACTGCAACGGTTGAAAGAGCTTTTTCTTCAATGAAGTTTATTAAAAATGATTTGCGAAACAGGATTGGTGATGACTTTTTGAATgattgtttagtttgttttatagaGGATGAAATATTTGAAAGTGTATCTAATGATGCGATCATTGATCGTTTTCAAAACATGACAACTCGTCGAGTGCAATTGAAATGGTAA
- the LOC104211158 gene encoding uncharacterized protein, whose product MGDYHFVYKDVEGASTQWDDIQRKLGNLPPKPPVFKPAPFTPSEDQNSKDKDWIDDKTQDELDDLEDDPDLNDDRFLQEYRMKRLAEMREVAKIVRFGSVIPISGSDFVREVSQAPEDIWVVVLLYKDGYSGCQILLQCLEELATKYPATKFVKIISTDCIPNYPDCNLPTVLVYNNSALKSNYVGLHSFGRRCTPEGVALTLCQSDPVLNDGYSRQEQSREAVLDGVRKRFLEKVVAAHEDDDGSSSD is encoded by the exons ATGGGGGATTACCATTTCGTGTACAAGGATGTGGAAGGAGCATCAACACAATGGGATGATATTCAGAGGAAGCTCGGAAATCTCCCTCCAAAACCCCCTGTGTTCAAGCCCGCCCCTTTCACTCCTTCTGAGGATCAAAATTCCAAAGACAAAGATTGGATCGATGACAAAACCCAAGATGAGCTTGACGATCTCGAAGATGACCCCGATCTCAATGACGATCGCTTCCTCCAAGAATACAG GATGAAGAGGTTGGCCGAGATGAGAGAAGTTGCTAAGATTGTGAGATTTGGATCAGTGATCCCAATTTCTGGATCGGATTTTGTGCGGGAGGTTTCCCAAGCTCCAGAAGATATCTGGGTGGTTGTTCTTCTGTATAAGGATGG ATACTCAGGCTGCCAGATACTTTTGCAGTGCTTAGAAGAATTGGCAACAAAGTACCCTGCAACAAAATTTGTCAAAATTATCTCCACAGATTGCATTCCGAACTATCCAGATTGTAATCTTCCAACTGTTTTGGTGTACAACAACAGTGCATTGAAATCAAATTATGTTGGGCTTCATAGTTTTGGTCGGAGATGCACACCCGAAG GTGTTGCATTGACGCTGTGCCAGTCAGATCCTGTTCTAAATGATGGGTATAGCAGGCAGGAACAGTCCAGAGAAGCTGTGCTGGATGGAGTAAGGAAGAGGTTTCTCGAGAAGGTTGTGGCAGCGCATGAAGACGATGATGGATCTTCTAGCGATTAG